Proteins encoded by one window of Panicum virgatum strain AP13 chromosome 7N, P.virgatum_v5, whole genome shotgun sequence:
- the LOC120682097 gene encoding probable serine/threonine-protein kinase abkC yields MLSRFAHIGKSRKLAQTLLVASKPNTASGQSIGSSFAFGLGYSGRAFLHGRVHNGPSTSYILGRANGSSHWSTGVRKFSVLSSCSQNAFLSQLAWKRLVEMGSRAPKASPFLSRVACAISLAVSRSNLAPYLFAFIAGEVMLAQKTSADGEYYPIHERAQDGRIYVTSLIYSAVEMVIIIFRSIYLALLFTPSILMAPFAETLGSKYRKTWLRLVHRTLELAGPAFIKWGQWAATRPDLFASDLCTELSKLHTKAPAHSFKYTKKTVEKAFGRKLSDIFENFEENPVASGSVAQVHRAVLRYPSQQTKRVTVAVKVRHPGVGDSIRRDFSIINAVAKISRYIPTLNWLRLDESVQQFAVFMMSQVDLAREAAHLSRFIYNFRRWKDVSFPRPLYPLVHPAVLVETYEHGESVAHYVDDLEGHDRIKSALAHIGTHALLKMLLVDNFVHADMHPGNILVRVVQPKNSNNTLMKSRPHVVFLDVGMTAELSSNDRVNLLEFFKAVARRDGRTAAESTLKLSKRQNCSNPKGFIEEVERSFSFWGTAEGDVVHPAECMHQLLEQVRRHKVNIDGNVCTVMVTTLVLEGWQRKLDPDYNVMKTLQTLLFKEDWAKSLQYTIQGLMAP; encoded by the exons ATGTTGTCAAG GTTTGCTCACATAGGGAAGAGCAGAAAACTTGCTCAAACCCTATTGGTTGCCTCAAAACCCAATACTGCTAGTGGGCAAAGCATTGGTTCAAGCTTTGCATTTGGTTTGGGTTATTCCGGCAGGGCTTTTTTGCATGGGAGGGTTCATAATGGTCCAAGCACTTCATACATTCTTGGAAGGGCAAATGGGAGCTCACACTGGAGCACTGGTGTGAGAAAGTTCTCAGTTCTTTCGTCTTGTAGCCAGAATGCATTTCTGAGCCAACTTGCTTGGAAGCGACTCGTGGAAATGGGTTCTCGTGCACCAAAAGCATCTCCATTTCTGAGTAGGGTTGCTTGTGCCATTAGCTTGGCTGTGAGTAGATCTAATTTAGCTCCTTATCTCTTCGCTTTCATAGCGGGAGAGGTAATGCTAGCTCAGAAGACATCTGCAGATGGAGAGTACTACCCAATACATGAGCGAGCTCAGGATGGCCGTATTTATGTCACCTCTTTAATATATTCGGCAGTGgagatggttattataattttCAGATCAATATATTTGGCATTGCTGTTCACTCCGAGTATACTGATGGCACCATTTGCAGAGACTCTTGGCAGCAAGTATAGAAAAACATGGCTCCGACTTGTCCATCGTACTTTGGAACTGGCAGGTCCAGCATTTATCAAATGGGGCCAATGGGCTGCAACACGCCCTGATCTATTTGCAAGTGACCTATGCACTGAGTTGTCAAAACTGCACACAAAAGCACCAGCTCACAGCTTTAAGTATACCAAGAAAACTGTTGAGAAAGCTTTTGGTCGGAAGCTATCTGAcatttttgagaattttgaaGAGAACCCTGTTGCATCTGGAAGTGTTGCTCAAGTGCATAGAGCTGTTTTACGATATCCCAGCCAGCAGACAAAGCGTGTAACAGTTGCAGTAAAAGTAAGACATCCTGGTGTAGGAGACTCGATACGGAGGGATTTCAGTATCATCAATGCAGTAGCGAAAATTTCTAGATATATCCCCACATTAAATTGGTTGCGTCTGGATGAGAGTGTGCAACAGTTTGCTGTCTTCATGATGTCTCAAGTTGACCTTGCAAGGGAAGCTGCTCATTTGAGCCGGTTTATCTACAACTTCCGAAGGTGGAAGGATGTATCTTTCCCAAGACCTCTTTATCCACTTGTTCATCCTGCTGTTTTGGTTGAGACCTATGAGCATGGGGAGAGTGTTGCACACTATGTTGATGACCTTGAGGGACATGATCGAATTAAAAGTGCTCTGGCCCATATTGGCACTCATGCGCTCTTGAAAATGCTACTG GTTGATAATTTCGTCCATGCAGATATGCACCCTGGAAATATTTTGGTCCGTGTTGTACAACCAAAAAACTCAAATAACACCCTTATGAAGTCAAGGCCACATGTAGTCTTCCTTGATGTAGGAATGACCGCTGAACTTTCAAGTAATGACCGTGTGAATTTACTTGAGTTTTTCAAAGCTGTTGCTCGCCGTGATGGTCGTACAGCTGCAGAAAGTACTTTAAAGTTGTCAAAACGGCAGAATTGCTCAAATCCAAAAGGTTTTATTGAG GAAGTTGAGCGATcattctctttttggggcactGCTGAGGGTGATGTTGTCCACCCAGCTGAGTGTATGCACCAGCTTCTTGAGCAAGTTCGACGTCACAAAGTGAACATCGATGGCAATGTTTGCACTGTCATGGTGACTACATTAGTACTTGAG GGCTGGCAACGCAAGTTGGACCCAGATTACAATGTTATGAAGACACTACAGACTTTACTTTTTAAAGAAGACTGGGCAAAGTCTCTTCAATACACGATCCAAGGGCTCATGGCACCTTAG